GACGTTGTCATCCAGAAAAAACGGCAACTCCTCCAGCAGCATGGTGATTGAGGCATCAGTAGTCAGTCGTAAGGTCCAGGTTGGGGAGGTATAGCGGATATGATGGCTGCCGTAGGTAATCGGGCAACGTTCCCGCCCGTAGTCTCCGGCCGGACGCACCACCAGTCTGATACGCGGGCTTCCTTGCAGACGCCTGATTTGACGGATCAGCATTACCGGGGTGAACATCCGGCCGAACTGACGAAAACGCGGGGCAAAATCGATGATCTCTATTACGCCGCCCCCGGCGTCAGTCATACGGGTCACCAGCACAGCGGTATTGGGCAGATACTGCTGTTCAATGCTGATCTGTTCAACCAGTTCAACGGTACAGTAGCCGTATCCATCCTGATCGGTATGTTCCTTAAGAAGTGAGCAAAATACAGGATCTGCGTCTAAACGTGGCATACAGCACCAGACAATCTCGGCCTGCTCATCTATCAGGGCGCCGATGGCGCCGTTGCCGATCAGCCCAAGATCAATACTGTTCTGCATGGTGACCTCTTTCCTGCCGCCTGGCTACTGCCGAACGGGGCATGTGATGTCTAAAATCCTGAATTGAATGGGTTATTATATTTTCTATAACAGCAAGCCGGTGGCTTGGCAACTCTTCGGCATAGTTTTTATTCATCTTCAAAATGACGGTTTGTATGGTGTGAGTACAAAAAAGTAAGCAACCGTTACCGATATAGCTGATGTGCCGTTGATATTGTTATTGCTGGGTAAGTTAATGTTAAATCAGCGTTTTACATGTCTGTAAATCACCGGGACCAACTTGCAAAACTGATTTCCGGTTCTATAGTTAAAAGCATCCGAAGAATCAGGGCATTGTCCAAGGAGTATGAGCATGGCTATCAAAAAAGAGCTGCTTGATGAGCTGCGCCAGAGGCGGATCGAGGCGCTGGCCGGTGGTGGCGCGGTAAAGATGGAAAAACGCCACAGCGAGGGGCGTCTGGGGGCCCGCGAGCGGGTAGAGTTGCTGTTTGACCGTGAATCATTCAGTGAGTATGGCATGCATGTCAACCACGCCTGCCACATGCCGGACTTTGCCGACAAATATATGCCGGGTGACGGGGTCGTAACCGGTACCGGCAATGTGGATGGCCGTCCGGTGGCGATCTACAGTCAGGATTTTACCGTGGGTGGCGGTGCCTTGGGGCAGATGCATGCCAAGAAGATCAAGGATATCATGACCCTTGCCTGTGAAACCGGCATCCCGGTGGTGGCGATCAATGATTCAGGCGGCGCCCGGATTCAGGAGGCGATCCACAGCCTGTCCGGCTATGGCCAGGTCTTTTACCAGAATGTGGCAGCCTCCGGCGTGGTGCCGCAGATCGCTATTATTGCCGGTCCCTGCGCCGGTGGCGCTGCCTACAGTCCGGCCCTGATGGATTTTCTGATCCAGACCCGTACCCATTCCAGCATGTTTATCTGCGGACCGGAGGTGATCAAGGCGGCCACCGGCCAGATCGCGCCGATTGAGCAGTATGGCTCGGCTGAGGCCCATGCCTCAGTCAGCGGCAATATCCACTTCATTGCCGAAGATGATCGCCATGCCATCCAGATCGCCCAGCAGTTGATCAGTTTCCTGCCGCTGAATAACCTGCAGGACCCGCCCCATGTGATTCCCACCGAGGTGGTACTCGAACGTGACGACCTGATGAATGAGCTGCTGCCGGACGACCCGAAGTCCGGGTTCGATGTCTACGGGGTGATTGATCGTTTAATGGACCCGGGCCAGTGGCTGGAAGTGCAGCGTGAGTTTGCCCGCAACATAGTAATCGGTTTTGGACGGATCAATGGCATGGTGGTGGGGGTTGTGGCCAACCAGCCTGCTTACAAGGCCGGCTGTCTGGACATTGACAGCTCAGACAAGGCAGCCCGCTTTATCCGCTTCTGCAATGCCTTCAACGTGCCGCTGGTTAACCTGGTGGATGTACCCGGTTTCATGCCGGGGCTGGCCCAGGAACGGGGAGGGATCATCCGCCACGGCGCCAAGATGCTGTTTGCCTATGCTGCCGCCACAGTGCCCAAGATCACCGTGATCATGCGCAAGGCCTATGGCGGCGCCTATCTGGCCATGTGTTCCAAGGACATGGGGGCTGACTTCATCTTTGCCTGGCCCTGTGCCGAGATAGCGGTGATGGGGGCTGAAAGTGCGGCACGGATCATCTACAAAAAAGAGATCGAAGCTGCGCCGGATCGAAGCAAGAAAGCGGCTGAGCTGATCCGTTTCTATCGTGAGCACTTTGCCACACCGTATCAGGCCGCCTCCCGCGATATGGTGACCGACGTGATTGAACCATCTGAAACACGGGCACGGGTTGCCCAGGCCTTGCGGATATCGTTGACTAAGCGGGTCACGCGGCCGGCCAAGAAGCACGGTCTGATACCGCTGTAGCAAGTCCTGAAGTCAGGATAGTCTCTCAATCAACGAACAGTCAGGATGGTATCATGCCTATTCAAGATAATCTGCACGGAGCGTTGCTGATCAGTGTCATCGATTTTGTTTTGAGTTTTGTCATCATTGGCGGGATTGGCCTGATTCTGGCGATGTTTCCTTTGCTCAACAGATTCGGCAAGCAGAACGAAGAAAGACATCTGGGCAAACCCCTTGCCGTTGCTGACGGCTCAGGGTCTGCCGCTGCAGGCTTGCCGGCTGTGTCCCCGGCAACAGAAGCTGGAGCTGTACCGGGTATCCATCCCGGTCTGAATGACCAGCAGCTGGTGGTCCTGTTGAGTGCTGCAGCCAGTGAAATGCTGGGTGGCCCGGTCCGGGTGGAGAAGTTCAGGCCCCTGACGGCGAAAGACCTGAACTGGGCAGCACAAGGACGCAGTGTTCTGCAGTCTCATCGCTTGAAATAAGGCTTTGTGAAAGGAAGAGATACCATGAAGAAATTGAGAATTACCCTGGAAGGCAAGGCTTACGAAGTAACGGTTGAACTGTTGGAAGATTCTGTGTCATCAGCGGTACAGCCCCTCCCTCAGCCCCCGGTGCAGGTGCCGCCACTTTCCGTCTCATTTCCTGCCGGAAAGCCCGGTTCCACAGCTCCGGTTGGTGAAGGCTGTGTCGCAGTGTGTTGTCCCATGGCCGGAAAGGTTTTCAAGTGTCTGGTGAAACCAGGTGATCAGGTTACCCACAATCAGGTGGTGATCGTGTTGGATGCCATGAAGATGGAGACCCCGGTTGTTGCCCCTGTGGCCGGTGTTGTACGAACCGTGCTCTTCAAAGAGGGCGACTCGGTGGACGAGGGTGATTGCCTGCTCCAGATCGAAGGACTAGCGCACTAGACGGGGGCCTATATGTTTACGCAACTTATTGATTTGTTGAATTTGCTGAAAGATCAAACCGGCTTGGCGCAATTGACCTGGGGTAACCTGTTTATGATCGGTGTGGGGATCGTCATGATCTATCTGGCCCTGGTAAAAAAATATGAACCCTTTTTGCTGGTCGGGATCGGGTTTGCCTGTGTGGTCGCCAATGTGCCCGGTTCCGGCCTGACCCAGCCAGGGGGCCTGTTCCATTATGCCTACCAGGGGGTTGCCCTGCTGATCGTCCCTCCGTTGATCTTTCTGGGGGTCGGCGCCATGACCGATTTTGGTCCCATGATCGCCAATCCATGGCTGGTTATTCTGGGAGCGGCTGCACATCTGGGGATTTTCGTAGCCCTGATCGGGGCAAAGCTGCTCGGTTTTTCACTGGCGGAAGCCGGAGCTATCGGTATTATCGGCGGTGCAGACGGTCCCATGGCGATCTTTGTCACCATGAAACTGGCACCCCATCTGCTGCCTCAGATCTCGGTGGCGGCTTATTCCTATATGGCCCTGATGCCGTTGATTCAACCGCCGATCATGAAACTGCTTACCACGAAAAAAGAACGCCGGATTATCATGGCAAAGCCCCGCCAAGTCACCCGTCTGGAAAAAATTGCCTTTCCGATTATCATTGCCGTGATCGTCAATCTGTTTTTCCCGCCCATCGCACCGCTGATCACCATGCTGATGCTGGGTAACCTGTTTCGGGAATGCCTGCTGGTGGATCGTCTGGCCAAGACCGCAGCCAATGAGATCATGAACATCATTACGATTGTGCTGACCGTGGCAATCGGTTCAACCATGAATGCCGAGCAGTTTCTGACTTTCAAGACCCTTGAGATTGTTGCCTTGGGGTTGGTGGCGTTTATGTTTGGTACTGCCTCAGGTGTGGTGGCGGCCAAGATCATGAACGTCATCAGTGGTGGCAAGATCAACCCGCTGGTCGGGTCGGCCGGGATCGCCTCAGTGCCGATTGCTGCCCGGGTCTCCCACATGGTGGCCAACCGGGAAAACCCTCAGGTGTACCTGATCATGCATGCCATGGGACCGAACCTGGCCGGGGTGTTCGGTACTGCCATTTCAGGCGGAATCCTGCTGGCGCTGTTGGGGGTAAAATGAGGGTGATGATCAGCGCGGGATCAGTTTGCTCAAGAGTAGTCCGAACAGGGCTGCCGACAGGCTGAGCATGGCTCCCATCTTGGCAGCACCCTGCACAACCGGCTCCGTAAATGCCTCGCCAGCCACAAATAACGCCACCGTAAAGCCGGTGCCGGCAATCATACCGGCAACCACCAGATCACGTAATGTCATGCCGTGAGGCAGGCCAAAACCAAGCCTGGTAGCCAACCAGCCCAGACTGAAGATGCCCAGGGTCTTGCCTGCCAGCAGTGCGGCAAGAACCAGCCAGGTCACGGTGCCGACGCTGGAGAACTGGACACCGGCATTGGCCAGGCTGAACATGAACAGGCCAAAATCCACAAAGACTTTCCATTCATGTTCAAAACGGGAGAGGGTGGTGTGATCGCTCGGGTCTTCCTCGAACAGATGCTTGTGTTCATGTTTGGCATGGGGCAGAAACGGGATAATAAAGACCAGGGCCAGGGCCGGGTGCAAATGGGCATGGTGCAGACCGGTCCAGCTTAACGTTCCCCCCACGAGCAGATAAGGCCAGTAGCTGCGCAGTCGTGCGCGGCGCATCAGCCAGGCCAATAGCATTCCCAATGCGGTCAGACTGAACCAGGCCGGCTGTACGGGGAAGGCCGGGTTAGGGTAGAAGATGGCGATGATTCCCAGGCCGATGGCGTCGTCAGCCACCGCCAGCAGTAGCAGGTAGGAGACTGCCGGATGGTTGGCGCCGAACACCACACGGGCTGCCAGCCAGGCCAGGGCGATGTCGGTGGCGGTTGGGATGCCCCAGCCGTTGTGCAAGGCAGGGCCGCCGATCAGGCTGTTCAGAGTCAGGTAGACCACAATGGGGCCCAGAACTCCCCCCAGCGTGCCCAGCAATGGATTGACCGCCTTTTTGATCGGGTTCAGGTCACCGCCCGGCAGGCAGCTTTGGGTAATCTCCACCGCTGCAATACCGAAGAACAGCACCATAAACAGTTCATTGGAGATGAAATGGAAGGACAGCCCACCAAAATGGGGGCCATTGATGAAGCCGGTATAACTTTGCGGCGCCAGATTGGCCCAGGCTATGGCTACAACCACCCCCGCCAGGAGTGGTACGGAAAATTCCCGCAGCATATTGATGTGATGGCGCATTTGTTACAGTCTCCTTGATGGGGGGTCGGAGCTTACCATACCACACATCGCAGGCTGGATAAACAAAAGGGCGCTGTTGTCAGCGCCCTTGCAGTTCAGGCAGGTTTTCCCTGTTATAAATAGCCCATCAGTCTGGGTAGCCAGAGAGAGATCTCAGGCACATAGGTCACCAGCAGCATGAAACCCACCATGGCGATCAGCCAGGGCAGCACTGCCACGGTCAGCTCGGTGATCCCCATCTTGGTGATGCCGCTGGCTACATACAGGTTCAGACCGACCGGCGGGTGGCACATACCCACTTCCATGTTGACGGTGATCAGGATACCGAAATGGATCGGGTCAATCCCCAGTTTCATGGCCACCGGGAACAGGATCGGCGCCAGGATCAGGATGATCGAGGACGGCTCCATCACGTTACCGGCCAGCAGCAGCAGTACGTTGGTCACGGCCAGGAAAGCGATGACGCCGAAGTTGTGGGCAATCATCCAGTCAGCCATGATCTGCGGGATCTGCTCCGAGGTCATCAGGTAGGAGAACAGCACCGCGTTGGTGATGATGTAGAGCAGCATGGCCGACATGTTGGCCGAATCAAGCAGCACCTTGGGAATTCCCTTGAAGGTCATATCCTTGTAGACAAACACCGCCACAAAGAAGGCATAGACCGCAGACATGGCAGCTGCCTCGGTGGGGGTAAACATACCGGAGTAGATACCGCCCAGCACGATTACAATCAGCAGCAGGCCCCAGATGCTCTCCTTAAAGGCCTTGAGCCGCTCCTTCATGGTTGCCTTGGGCATGCGGGGGTAGTTGAACTTGCGTGCCCGGTACCAGGCCACCGAGCCCAGCAGGGTGGCCAGCATCAGGCCGGGGATGATACCGGCCATGAACAGGGCGCCAACTGAGGAGTTGGTGGCCACGGCATAGATCACCATTACAATGGAGGGGGGAATCAGGATTCCCAGCGAGCCGGAGGTGGAGATGACCCCGGCCCCGAAGTTCTTGGGGAATCCTGCCTTGACCATGGCCGGCAGCAGGATTGAGCCGATGGCCACCACGGTTGCCGGACTGGAACCGGACACTGCGGCAAACAGGGCGCAAGCCATGACCCCGGCCAGACCCAGACCGCCGTGCCAGTGCCCCACCATGGCAGTGGCAAAGTTGATCATCCGCTTGGCAACCCCGCCGTGGGTCAGGAAGTTACCGGCCAGGATAAAGAACGGAATCGCCATGATCTCGAATTTCTCAATGCCGGTAAACAGCTTCATGGCCACGGTCTCAACCGGTACCTGAGACATGAAAAACAGGAAGGTCAGCACGGTCAGGCCCAGTGAGATGGAGATCGGCATGCCGGTCAGCATCAGGCCGATCAGCAGGGCAAAGACAATCCCGGCATTACCAAATGACGCAATGGCAAACAATGACAGAATGATAGCGACAACCCAGATGGCTGCCTTTTTCGGTGTCATAAGCCCCTGTGTTGCTGTTGATGCGCTCATTTGACACCTCCGTTATCGGTCTGCTGGTCGAATTTATGTGCTTCATATTCCTCAAGTGCTTCGGTTGCATCCATGACCTCATCATCCAGGCCATCGACATGACTGTGGTCATGGTGCGGCAGCTCGCCGGTCCGGCCAAAGGTCCAGGCCACCTGCAGAAAGCGGAAGCACATCAGAAATGAACCCAGCGGAATTGCCAGGTAGACCGCCCAGGTGGGCCATTCAAGGTCCGGGGTGATCGGTCCTTCATACAGATCTTCCGGAATTAGTAGGCCAAACTTGTTGTAGACCGCATAATGCATGCCGTTTTCCCAGACAAAGCGGGCTCCCAGAGTACCGATGATGGCGGTGAACAGCACGCCGCTCAGCAGCCCCAGCAGCACCGAAGTCTTGCGCCATTTGGGGGGCAATTTGTTGATCAGCACATCCACTCCGACATGGATGCCGGTGCGGACACCATAGGCGGCGCCGAACTTGGCCATCCAGACAAACATGTAGATGCAGAGTTCCTGAGCCCAGGCCATGTTAATGCCAAGCAACCAGTCCTGCAGGCCTGGGATCGGCAGGCCGGACAGGTAGCGGTGGACAACCGCCGCAAAAATGACCAGGGTTGCCGCGCCGATCAGGAAGGTGATGATTATCTCTTCCAGGCGGTCTAGGTATTTCATCATGTTGAAATCTCCTGAGAGGTCGTGAAAAAGCCGCTGCAGGTAGCTACAGCGGCTTTTGTTCGATTACGGGGACTGCTTAGGGCTTATAGCCGGTTGCAGCGTAGACTTCCTTGACGATGTCAGCGCCGATCCGGCCCATGTTTTCCTTATGGGTCTTATCCATGGCCTTTTTCCAGGCTGCACGCTCAGCAGGCGTCAGGGTGATGATCTGGGACTTGCCGGATTTCTTGACGCCTGCCATGGCCTCGTCATTGTCCTTTTTGGCAACGCTATTGGCAAAGACGGTAGCATCTTTCATCGAGCTTTCAAGGGCTGCACGGATATCGGCAGGCAGGCCCATCCAGAACTTTTTGTTGACCAGTACGGCATAGCCCAGGTAGCCATGGTTGGACATGGTGACGTACTTCTGTACTTCATGCATTTTCTGGGTGTAGAGGTTGGAAGGAGGGTTCTCGGTGCCGTCAACAACGCCGGTCTGCAGGGCCTGGTAGACCTCGGAGAAGGCCAGAACTTGCGGAATGGCGCCTACGGAACGCATCTGGGAGTCAAGCACTTTGGAGGACTGGATTCTCATTTTCAGCCCCCGCATGTCGGTCACGTTTTTGAGCGGCTTGTTGGCGGACATGACTTTGAAGCCGTTATCCCAGTAAGCCAGACCGATCAGACCCTTGGTCTCCAGCTTCTTGAGCAGTTTTGCGCCAACCGGCCCCTGGGTTACCTTATGTAGCTCGCTGTAGTCGTCAAAGATAAACGGCAGGTCAAAGACCTCAAACTCTTTCAGGCCCAACGGAGCAAACTTGGCCAGGGAAGGGGCCAGCATCTGGACTGAACCCATCTGCAGTGCCTCCATCTCTTCCTTGTCCTTGAAGAGCTGGCTGTTGGGGTAGACCTCAACCTTAACCCGCCCCTTGGTGCGCTCTTCAGCCAGTTTCTTAAAGTAGTTGGCGGCCTGACCCTTGGGGGTGTCATTGGCCACCACGTGGCTGAACTTGATGATGATCGGTGCTGCCTGTGCACTGAGCGGGAGTGCCAGAGCCAGGGTAACCACTGCTGCCAGAATCTTCTTGAACATGCGTTGCCTCCTTGTTGTTGGTATGCATCAAGATTTTGTGGATTGAATGGAAGTATATCGCAGAATTGTGTTTTAGCTAGCAACGCCAATGCCAAAAGATGACTGAATACGCTAAGGGCCTGTTTGGCTTGATTATTATGTTTACGTTGCAGCGGAATGAGGTTTTATTCATAGAAATGATTGGCGGATTTCCGCCATGTATATGTGGCGGTTTTTGGCCATTCAGGCAGCATGTCCGGTGTATCTGCGACTAAGCTGTTCTGTGCAGCCAAAGGCAGCCAGCAATAACAGGCAGATCATGGCAGCAACACCGGACCAGGCATAACTGCCCCAAAAGTAACCGCCCAGTGTGCCGGAAATGCTGGAACCGAGGTAGTAGGAAAACAGATACAACGATGAGGCCTGGGCGCGATAGCTGGTTGCCCTGCGGCTGACCCAGCCAGAGGCGATGCTGTGAATCCCGAAAAAACCGCAGGTAAACAGGGCGATTCCAGTGATGATGCTGATGAGTGATTGGGACAGTGTCAGCAGGATCCCGCAGGCCATGGCAGCAATGGTGGCCCTGACCACAAACCTGCGGCCAAAGCGCTGTATCAGGCGACCCATCATGGCCGAGCTGAGTGAACCTAGGAAATAGATCAGAAAGATCAGGCTGATAACTGACTGGCTTAAGGAGTGCGGTTCCAGCAGCAGGCGGAAGCCGATATAGTTGTAGAGGCTGATAAAGCAGCCCATGCAGAGAAATGCCGTCCCGAACAGGCAGAGCATGCCCGGATCTTTCAGGTGGTGCAGCAGGGAAGGGAGCAGGGTACGCAGATCAAGGCTGCGTTTCTGAAAACGGCTTGAGGCTGGCAACAGTTTGATAAAGCAAAGCGCCAGCACCAGGCTGATGCAGCCGGTCAGACCGATGGCCGTGCGCCAGGGCAGGTAATCGGCCATGATGGCGGTAACCACCCTGCCGGACATGCCGCCAACGGCATTGCCGCTGATATAGAGACCCATGGCAGAGGCGATGGCGTTTGCATCCATCTCCTCACCCAGATAGGCCATGGCAACCGAGGGGACACCGGCCAGCACTGCTCCTTGAGCAAAACGGATCAGGAGCAGAGAAGGCAGGGTGGTGGAAAAAGCGGTTGCTATGGCCAGTAGCGAGGTCAGGATCAGGGCCGTCACCATGACCGGTTTACGGC
Above is a window of Trichlorobacter lovleyi SZ DNA encoding:
- a CDS encoding acyl-CoA carboxylase subunit beta, encoding MAIKKELLDELRQRRIEALAGGGAVKMEKRHSEGRLGARERVELLFDRESFSEYGMHVNHACHMPDFADKYMPGDGVVTGTGNVDGRPVAIYSQDFTVGGGALGQMHAKKIKDIMTLACETGIPVVAINDSGGARIQEAIHSLSGYGQVFYQNVAASGVVPQIAIIAGPCAGGAAYSPALMDFLIQTRTHSSMFICGPEVIKAATGQIAPIEQYGSAEAHASVSGNIHFIAEDDRHAIQIAQQLISFLPLNNLQDPPHVIPTEVVLERDDLMNELLPDDPKSGFDVYGVIDRLMDPGQWLEVQREFARNIVIGFGRINGMVVGVVANQPAYKAGCLDIDSSDKAARFIRFCNAFNVPLVNLVDVPGFMPGLAQERGGIIRHGAKMLFAYAAATVPKITVIMRKAYGGAYLAMCSKDMGADFIFAWPCAEIAVMGAESAARIIYKKEIEAAPDRSKKAAELIRFYREHFATPYQAASRDMVTDVIEPSETRARVAQALRISLTKRVTRPAKKHGLIPL
- a CDS encoding biotin/lipoyl-containing protein produces the protein MKKLRITLEGKAYEVTVELLEDSVSSAVQPLPQPPVQVPPLSVSFPAGKPGSTAPVGEGCVAVCCPMAGKVFKCLVKPGDQVTHNQVVIVLDAMKMETPVVAPVAGVVRTVLFKEGDSVDEGDCLLQIEGLAH
- a CDS encoding sodium ion-translocating decarboxylase subunit beta, which codes for MFTQLIDLLNLLKDQTGLAQLTWGNLFMIGVGIVMIYLALVKKYEPFLLVGIGFACVVANVPGSGLTQPGGLFHYAYQGVALLIVPPLIFLGVGAMTDFGPMIANPWLVILGAAAHLGIFVALIGAKLLGFSLAEAGAIGIIGGADGPMAIFVTMKLAPHLLPQISVAAYSYMALMPLIQPPIMKLLTTKKERRIIMAKPRQVTRLEKIAFPIIIAVIVNLFFPPIAPLITMLMLGNLFRECLLVDRLAKTAANEIMNIITIVLTVAIGSTMNAEQFLTFKTLEIVALGLVAFMFGTASGVVAAKIMNVISGGKINPLVGSAGIASVPIAARVSHMVANRENPQVYLIMHAMGPNLAGVFGTAISGGILLALLGVK
- a CDS encoding Na+/H+ antiporter NhaA, which produces MRHHINMLREFSVPLLAGVVVAIAWANLAPQSYTGFINGPHFGGLSFHFISNELFMVLFFGIAAVEITQSCLPGGDLNPIKKAVNPLLGTLGGVLGPIVVYLTLNSLIGGPALHNGWGIPTATDIALAWLAARVVFGANHPAVSYLLLLAVADDAIGLGIIAIFYPNPAFPVQPAWFSLTALGMLLAWLMRRARLRSYWPYLLVGGTLSWTGLHHAHLHPALALVFIIPFLPHAKHEHKHLFEEDPSDHTTLSRFEHEWKVFVDFGLFMFSLANAGVQFSSVGTVTWLVLAALLAGKTLGIFSLGWLATRLGFGLPHGMTLRDLVVAGMIAGTGFTVALFVAGEAFTEPVVQGAAKMGAMLSLSAALFGLLLSKLIPR
- a CDS encoding TRAP transporter large permease; the protein is MSASTATQGLMTPKKAAIWVVAIILSLFAIASFGNAGIVFALLIGLMLTGMPISISLGLTVLTFLFFMSQVPVETVAMKLFTGIEKFEIMAIPFFILAGNFLTHGGVAKRMINFATAMVGHWHGGLGLAGVMACALFAAVSGSSPATVVAIGSILLPAMVKAGFPKNFGAGVISTSGSLGILIPPSIVMVIYAVATNSSVGALFMAGIIPGLMLATLLGSVAWYRARKFNYPRMPKATMKERLKAFKESIWGLLLIVIVLGGIYSGMFTPTEAAAMSAVYAFFVAVFVYKDMTFKGIPKVLLDSANMSAMLLYIITNAVLFSYLMTSEQIPQIMADWMIAHNFGVIAFLAVTNVLLLLAGNVMEPSSIILILAPILFPVAMKLGIDPIHFGILITVNMEVGMCHPPVGLNLYVASGITKMGITELTVAVLPWLIAMVGFMLLVTYVPEISLWLPRLMGYL
- a CDS encoding TRAP transporter small permease — translated: MMKYLDRLEEIIITFLIGAATLVIFAAVVHRYLSGLPIPGLQDWLLGINMAWAQELCIYMFVWMAKFGAAYGVRTGIHVGVDVLINKLPPKWRKTSVLLGLLSGVLFTAIIGTLGARFVWENGMHYAVYNKFGLLIPEDLYEGPITPDLEWPTWAVYLAIPLGSFLMCFRFLQVAWTFGRTGELPHHDHSHVDGLDDEVMDATEALEEYEAHKFDQQTDNGGVK
- a CDS encoding TRAP transporter substrate-binding protein, which produces MFKKILAAVVTLALALPLSAQAAPIIIKFSHVVANDTPKGQAANYFKKLAEERTKGRVKVEVYPNSQLFKDKEEMEALQMGSVQMLAPSLAKFAPLGLKEFEVFDLPFIFDDYSELHKVTQGPVGAKLLKKLETKGLIGLAYWDNGFKVMSANKPLKNVTDMRGLKMRIQSSKVLDSQMRSVGAIPQVLAFSEVYQALQTGVVDGTENPPSNLYTQKMHEVQKYVTMSNHGYLGYAVLVNKKFWMGLPADIRAALESSMKDATVFANSVAKKDNDEAMAGVKKSGKSQIITLTPAERAAWKKAMDKTHKENMGRIGADIVKEVYAATGYKP
- a CDS encoding MFS transporter, encoding MQGQRTRVKIQEAITIGSARYRQANLALFCAGFITFVTLYDIQPLLPLFTREFGISPATSSLTLSISTATLAIGMLFSGLTSDAIGRKPVMVTALILTSLLAIATAFSTTLPSLLLIRFAQGAVLAGVPSVAMAYLGEEMDANAIASAMGLYISGNAVGGMSGRVVTAIMADYLPWRTAIGLTGCISLVLALCFIKLLPASSRFQKRSLDLRTLLPSLLHHLKDPGMLCLFGTAFLCMGCFISLYNYIGFRLLLEPHSLSQSVISLIFLIYFLGSLSSAMMGRLIQRFGRRFVVRATIAAMACGILLTLSQSLISIITGIALFTCGFFGIHSIASGWVSRRATSYRAQASSLYLFSYYLGSSISGTLGGYFWGSYAWSGVAAMICLLLLAAFGCTEQLSRRYTGHAA